From [Chlorobium] sp. 445:
ATTCTGAGCACTTGACTTCTTTTGCGCCTTCCATCAAGCGGGCGAAGTCGTAAGTTACGGTCTTTTGTCCGATGGCAGCGTTCAAGCCTTTGATGATAAGGTCGGCGGCTTCGGTCCAACCCAGATAGCGCAGCATCATCTCACCCGAAAGAATCACCGAGCCGGGATTGACTTTGTCTTGTCCTGCATATTTTGGTGCCGTGCCGTGTGTGGCTTCAAAGACAGCGTAGCCTGTCTCGTAGTTGATGTTTGCGCCAGGCGCAATGCCAAT
This genomic window contains:
- a CDS encoding isocitrate dehydrogenase (NADP(+)) (Converts isocitrate to alpha ketoglutarate), which gives rise to IGIAPGANINYETGYAVFEATHGTAPKYAGQDKVNPGSVILSGEMMLRYLGWTEAADLIIKGLNAAIGQKTVTYDFARLMEGAKEVKCSEFAKEIVKNL